Genomic DNA from Torulaspora delbrueckii CBS 1146 chromosome 8, complete genome:
TCAGTATCCCTTGGAATAGGTAAGCAGAACTTCCTCTTGTTGCGCAACCCGGTACAAGCATCATGCCCAGAATataatgatgaattctCAAGTTAAGCCCAGGTATTGAGCCAAGAAATACTAAACCAGCAATAATGGAAATGTAAATCTTGAAATACTTTCTGAACCTGCCCGATTTCCAAAGAGAATAAGCCTGAATGACGGCACATGTTAAGATTGTTGCGGCAATGGAGCCCACTGCTGTCAGGGCGCCAGCTTGTTCTTTCAGATCTTTGGCAGTAAGCCTGTCAACTGGGAGTCTATCGAATGTAACGTTGTTTAGTACACCAAGCCAAAAAGTAGGGTACCATAATAGGATCTTGGCCGCCGGCGACCCATCTTCGAGAGTCCTTTTAGCCGCGCACTTCCATTCAACATAAAGAACGAAACAAAGTGGGAGAAGTCTTTGAACAGCTACGCTTATCAGTTCGTACACGGAAGTTGGATCATGGGGGTCTGTTAATAGAGGTGGGTCCAAGGCAAGTGCGATTGTCCAGTAACCAACAATGGTTACTATCCAAAAGCCGATCAAACTATCGCATAGGTAAAAGACAGGTATACCCATCAAGGCATTGATAATAACCACAATTATTCGCGGATCGTAACAGCCTGTGCTAATTCCATCTCGAAGGTCCTTAAAGGAAAAGGAGCTAGGGAAGAACGTATCAAATGCAACGGACCAATGTCCGTATCTGCCCAACCTGGATGGGAAAGAATTCTGTGAGCCTTCCATAGATATCCTCGCACAACCACCAAAGAATGGTGAGACTACCCCAGCGTGCACTGCTGAATCGCAAGCAAAAGAATCCGCCCTATATGGGAATGATAGAGACCTTGAGTCCTCGGTAGCCTCAAGAGGGCCACCTCCAATCTCGTAGCTTTGATATTTTACCCTTTGATCACCAACGGCGATTGCTGAATACGTCCAACCACCTCTATCACACAGAGCTGGACATCTTATCATATAATCAACATTACTAAATGGTTGGCAATCGCTTGCGTCCTTTCCACAGGCGTTATTTTTTCCCTCCCAATTCCAATAGGAGTTGCAAGTCAATGAGTATATCGGCAGCCTGTCACTACCATCATTGGGGTAGAAATAAGGTGCTCTGATCAAGTATGGGTATAATAGAAAAAACAGTATACCAGCCCATAGAGTGCAATAAACAATCAAAATAGATAGTCTTGTGCTCCAGCTGGAGTATCTTACCtggaatttcttcttgggaAAGTCGTCGATGTATTGTAGCCATGTCCATTTTGATACAAATTTAGGTTTGAGATCAGAAGGCTCCTCAGGACCAGACCATATCCTCCTCAACAGTCTCATAAATGGGTTGCTTCGTTTCAGCATTAGCCATTCTTCCTTCGGGCTGGTATTCTGTGGAACGGCTAATCCCTCATGAGTAAGATCATCTAGCTGAACGTAGCTATCCTCATCAACTAGGCTATTACCTGAAGCGCCAGCCATTATGAAGGATCTTGCTTATAATCTGGCTTTTTGATGTGTCAATGCTAGCGGCATCCGCGAAGAACAAGAGTTAGAACCGATCGCCCGAAGTTTCGATTACAACGAATAACCGCTAGTTACTGGAAAACTTTCAAtaaagaatttgacaaTCATCGTTATGCTATAATAGAAGAAAACGAGTGAGTAAATGTAGATGGTTCCTATTAAAACATAATTACAGAAATTAAAAATCCATATAAAAGATCTTGCCATAACAGAACCAAATGTGATCTATAAGTAAAAACAAAACTAATTAATACACCAATTAAACAACCCCATgaaatgaaagaaaaattgTGGTCAAATGCAACACCCTAAATCCTTAACCGGAACACATCGTACATGCTTCTGGATTATCAATTGCACATGCGATAACCTTCGAATTGTAGATATCAAATTCAGAGTCCTTACTGTCATCAGTCTTAGTGACTTCCTCCTTTGGCTTTTCCGGAAGAGCAGACTGAGGAGCCGAAGTGACTGGGGTAACAGGTTGACTGTCCTgaatcttcaaagatgccACACTGTTGATGATGGAAGAAGCTGTAGATGATGGTGCAGGGGATTCTTCTCTCGAGACTCCCGCTCTTCTTAAATCGTCATCAAGGCCTAGATTAACTTCGCCTGGGTTAACTTTACGTGGCACGTATTGTGGACGATGTAGATTAGCGATGTCTGCAATATTGTGAGCAGCTTGGTCAGCAACACTCTTGTCAATGGTGAATTGAATAGCAGCAGAAGCGGCTTGTGTCCTCAGGTAGTACATACCAGTCTTCAAACCCTTCTTCCAACCGTAGAAATGCATACTAGTCAATTTACCCATAGTTGGAGCACGGATGTGAATGTTCAATGATTGGGACTGATCGATGTAAACAGCACGATCAGCTGCCATCTCGATGATAGTTTTTTGAGAGATTTCCCAAACAGTCTTGTACAAATCCTTTAGTTCTTGAGGAATATTCGGTAGATTTTGGATGGAGCCATTATCAGTGATGATGTGTTGCTTCATACTATCATCCCAGATACCTAGGTCGACCAAATCACGTAGCAAGTAAGGGTTGACAATTTGGAATTCACCGGATAACACACGACGAGAGTACATATTGGAAGTGTATGGCTCGAAACACTCGTTGTAACCTAGAATCTGGGAAGTCGACGCAGTTGGCATTGGGGCCAATAGCAAAGAGTTTCTAACACCATATTCCTTGAtgcttttcttcaaagtgtCCCAATCCCATAGATCCGATGGTTTGGTGTTCCACAGATCGTACTGCAAAATACCTTGAGAGATTGGAGAACCTTCATAAGTGGAGTAAGGTCCATCCTTCTTCGCCAACTCACAGGAGGCTTCCAAAGAAGCGTGGTAGATAGTTTCGAAGATTTGGATGTTTAGATCCTTGGCTTCTTGAGACTCAAATGGAACACGCAACATCATAAACACGTCAGCCAAACCATTGACACCTAGAGCCATAGGTCTGTTTCTCATATTAGAGTTTCTAGCTTCAGGAACTGGGTAGTAGTTTCGATCGATGACCTTGTTCAAGTTACGAGTGATAACCTTGGCAATTTTATGCAACTTGGCAAAATCATACCACTGGGTCTTACCATCATCAGCAACTTGAATACACGATGGTAAAGCGATGGAGGCCAAGTTACAAACGGCAGTCTCATCAGGTGCTGAGTACTCAACGATTTCACAACACAAGTTAGAGGATTTAATGGTACCCAAGTTCTTTTGGTTGCTCTTTATATTACAGGCATCTTTGTAAAGCATGAATGGAGTACCAGTCTCTGTTTGAGATTCCAAGATAGCGTACCACAGTTTTTGAGCTTTGATAGTCTTTCTACCACGACCTTCAGCGACGTAACGTTCATAcaaggcttcaaattcatcacCATAAACATCAGACAAACCTGGAGCTTCACTTGGAGAGAACAAAGTCCATTCACCATTCTCTTGAACACGTTTCATGAACAAATCTGGAATCCAGAGGGCTGGGAACAAATCTCTTGCACGAATCTCTTCCTTACCGTGGTTCTTCCGGATATCtatgaaatcaaagatgtcTGCGTGCCATGGTTCCAAGTACAAAGCGAAAGCACCTGGCCTTTTGTTACCACCTTGATCCACATAACGAGCAGTGTTGTTGAAGACACGTACCATGGGGATCAACCCGTTCGAAGTACCGTTAGTACCTGCAATATATGAACCCGTAGAACGAATGTTGTGTATGTGCAAACCAATACCACCAGCGGTCTTAGAAATCATAGCACATTCCTTCAAAGTATCGTAAATACCCTCGATGGAGTCATCCTTCATGGCGATTAGGAAACATGAAGACATCTGAGGGCGTGGAGTACCAGCATTGAAAAGAGTTGGAGAAGCATGAATGAAGTATCTCAAGGACATCAGATTATAAGTCTCAATAGCAGACTCGATGTCGTCACCATGAATACCAACAGCAACTCTCATAATCATATGTTGAGGACGTTCAGCGACTTCACCATTTATCCTCAGCAGATAAGAACGCTCCAGAGTTTTGAACCCAAAATAGTTAAAGTTGAAATCTCTATCATAAACAATAGCAGAGTTCAACTCATCCTTATGTTTGTTGACGATGTCCATAACCTCTTGCGAGATCATAGGAGAATGAACCCCGTTCTTTGGGTTCACATAGTTGAACAATTCACTCACAACCTGAGAAAACTGTTTAGTAGTCTGCTTGTGCAAATTAGAGATAGCTATTCTAGCGGCCAAAGTAGCATAATCAGGATGCACAGTCGTCATATACGCACAAGTTTCAGCAGCCAAATTGTCCAATTCAACAGTAGTCACACCTTCATAGACACCAGAAATGATACGCTGGGTGATCTTAACAGCATCAATATGTGCAGGGTCTAGACCATAGCATAAACGTGATATACGTGCAGTAATCTTGTCGAACCTAACATGTTCCTTACGGCCGTCTCTCTTGTAGACGAACATCTCTGTATGGATAACTGACTTGAATAATCTTGTCTTGATCCTTATACAAACTTATCAAACAACAATcccaagagaaagagagagagaAGTTGCAATGAATTCGAATAAAACGCGTACTTATATACTTCAAGAACTACGAGACGCGACGCgtaatgaaaaaattgacgCGTCTCTTGATAAAAGACGCCATACGAGGGCGATGAGACGCGTAAACAACTCAAATAGGCTCAGGACGCCATATTATAGCTGTTTACAtgttcaattgatgcaCCCCGATGGTGTTACAGCTTTATGAGTCTTTGGAGTCGACGCATTTGGTCGTTTGTGTCGAATCGATCTCGGAGAGAGGAAAGCAACGAGGGTCATTGGTTTCATTCAAAGTTTTGTGGTATTTGGTTGTATGTACAATAAATAGTACCATAGGGAGGGGAATATGAAGCTATACGTGACGGAGTTACTTTCTCCTGCCTCTGAAGAATATTGCTGCAATGGTGGCTGCACCAGCGATCACACCAGTAGCCATGGCTAATCCTCTCACAGTCTCACGTTGTACCTTATCCTCGACCATACTTTTCAAGGCCTGTGCTTGCTTGTTGTTGGGTTCGTGTTCATAGAGCGTATCGACATATCTCTTGGCCATGGAGTACTCCCCCAACTTGTAGCATCCGATCCCCAGGTAGTACAGACACTCCCGCCTCCTGGCTGACGATTCCTTGTAAATATCAGTCAAGAGCTTGACTCCCAGGCGTTGATCGCTGACATCTTCTGACTTGATCAGTCCCCAGGCATAGTTGAATCGTGATTGGATCGATGCGGAATCGCCACCTTCACTCAGCACCTGCTGGCGAAGAATCTCAACTTGTTGGGGCAATAAAGGTTCAAAGGCATCTTGCAACGTAGGGAGAAAGTTAATCTTGGTCATGGGAACAGGTTTTAATGGTTCTGTTTGTGCTGGTTTAGGTATCTACAATTGCCCTTTAGACCCGGGTTTTCTTGTTAACTTCACTACCCgagaattgaaaagtttgcCCATCGATAGTCGAGATGAGCTTGTAAAACACGAGTAGAGCAGCTGATGGAGGATACTACTAGGCTGAATGTATCCAAGCTGGGTACCAAGAAGTACTGGGATGATTTTTATGCTTTAGAGAGGGAAAATTTCAGCAAGAATCCAGAGGATACTGGTGAATGTTGGTTCGATGACAATGGAGCCGAAGAAAGGATGGTAGAATTCTTAGTGGACAACGATGGCGAATTGAGGATAAGCACGCAATCCAAGATGATTGATCTGGGTACTGGGAATGGTCATTTGCTGTTTGAATTGTGTGAAAACGATTTTGATGGTCCCATGGTCGGCGTAGATTACTCAGAGGAAAGTGTACAATTCGCCAGTCATATTAGCAAAGCTAAGGGATACGATACCAATACTAGTTTTATGGCAGCAGACATTTTTGATTCGTCATGGAGTCCGGGGAAATTCGACATCGTGCTGGATAAAGGTACTTTGGATGCAATTGCATTGAGCGGTAAAAAATTCGCCAATGACAAGACTGTCATCGATGTTTACTCGACTGTGATCGAGAAATTGCTTGAATCAGGTGGTATTTTCCTAATTACGTCCTGCAACTTCACTGAACAAGAGTTGATCAACATTGTGCAAACAGATAGGCTGAAGGTATGGAAAAGGATCAACTATCCTGTTTACGAATTTGGTGGTGTAAAGGGAACCACAATTTGCAGTGTGGCGTTCGTCAAACAATGAAAGTAATGAAGTTTATTTTACAATTGTATATACTTACTTGGGCACTAGGTCGACGATCTTCTCATAAAGCTCTTGAACTGTTTCCTCCTTGCCGGTCTTAACAGCGTACTGTAGTGGTGCTTTATTATCGTCAACCGTGGTAATCCGTACAAATTTCTCACTTTGTAAAGAACCGGGAAATCCTTGCTGTATCTTGAAGCCCTTGATCAACGGTAGATTGAGAATAACTTTTAGTAGACCACGAGATCTCATCACCAGACGTGATTTACCAGTTGCCGTGTCCTTGTTGACTTTTATGACACCAACGCCTCTTTCTTTCCAGCCAGCTTTGAGGTCAGATAATTGGTAGGCCTTTGCATTAACTTGAAATattgtttcttctgcttcttcgCCAGACTtaacttcttgtttctgTAATTTTACACCGCTATTATCCGCTGAGCTCGGTGTTGCTTCTAATTCTTGagtcttttccttcttgtcTTCTAAAATAGGCGTctcttctttatccttTGAATCATCTACTTTCCTATCAGGCGCCTTGTCGTCAGCCTTCTTGAGTACACCGAATCCACCACCAAATGAAAGTCCCGACCCAAATGCAAAAGGTTTGGGACTTGCCTTCTTGTCGCCCTTTTCTTGACCACTACTTCCTTCAGAGgtcttctttgataagcCAAATCCACTACCAAAAGCTGTGGATGATCCAAAGACATGCTTAGGTTTTTCTACAGCCTTATCTTCTCTCTTTGGGGTTTCCGCTATTTTTCCATCCTGCTCGGTCTCCTTCACTGTCTTGGCCT
This window encodes:
- the FIS1 gene encoding Fis1p (similar to Saccharomyces cerevisiae FIS1 (YIL065C); ancestral locus Anc_7.255); the encoded protein is MTKINFLPTLQDAFEPLLPQQVEILRQQVLSEGGDSASIQSRFNYAWGLIKSEDVSDQRLGVKLLTDIYKESSARRRECLYYLGIGCYKLGEYSMAKRYVDTLYEHEPNNKQAQALKSMVEDKVQRETVRGLAMATGVIAGAATIAAIFFRGRRK
- the TDEL0H01870 gene encoding uncharacterized protein (similar to Saccharomyces cerevisiae YIL067C; ancestral locus Anc_7.257), whose amino-acid sequence is MAGASGNSLVDEDSYVQLDDLTHEGLAVPQNTSPKEEWLMLKRSNPFMRLLRRIWSGPEEPSDLKPKFVSKWTWLQYIDDFPKKKFQVRYSSWSTRLSILIVYCTLWAGILFFLLYPYLIRAPYFYPNDGSDRLPIYSLTCNSYWNWEGKNNACGKDASDCQPFSNVDYMIRCPALCDRGGWTYSAIAVGDQRVKYQSYEIGGGPLEATEDSRSLSFPYRADSFACDSAVHAGVVSPFFGGCARISMEGSQNSFPSRLGRYGHWSVAFDTFFPSSFSFKDLRDGISTGCYDPRIIVVIINALMGIPVFYLCDSLIGFWIVTIVGYWTIALALDPPLLTDPHDPTSVYELISVAVQRLLPLCFVLYVEWKCAAKRTLEDGSPAAKILLWYPTFWLGVLNNVTFDRLPVDRLTAKDLKEQAGALTAVGSIAATILTCAVIQAYSLWKSGRFRKYFKIYISIIAGLVFLGSIPGLNLRIHHYILGMMLVPGCATRGSSAYLFQGILIGLILSGVSRWDFASIIETDFALLRGEAGSSLEPPVFLFDPSKPHQVSWTLNSNLTINDSPEGIDGFSLLANDFEIYVGQNLTVDLDVLLEEDEVLSSMLEASVSQSNGNTKIYLRVARASTENPNFERGDYTNAGILEWPQGIWHEPSPGVS
- the TDEL0H01880 gene encoding ribonucleoside-diphosphate reductase large subunit (similar to Saccharomyces cerevisiae RNR1 (YER070W) and RNR3 (YIL066C); ancestral locus Anc_7.256), with protein sequence MFVYKRDGRKEHVRFDKITARISRLCYGLDPAHIDAVKITQRIISGVYEGVTTVELDNLAAETCAYMTTVHPDYATLAARIAISNLHKQTTKQFSQVVSELFNYVNPKNGVHSPMISQEVMDIVNKHKDELNSAIVYDRDFNFNYFGFKTLERSYLLRINGEVAERPQHMIMRVAVGIHGDDIESAIETYNLMSLRYFIHASPTLFNAGTPRPQMSSCFLIAMKDDSIEGIYDTLKECAMISKTAGGIGLHIHNIRSTGSYIAGTNGTSNGLIPMVRVFNNTARYVDQGGNKRPGAFALYLEPWHADIFDFIDIRKNHGKEEIRARDLFPALWIPDLFMKRVQENGEWTLFSPSEAPGLSDVYGDEFEALYERYVAEGRGRKTIKAQKLWYAILESQTETGTPFMLYKDACNIKSNQKNLGTIKSSNLCCEIVEYSAPDETAVCNLASIALPSCIQVADDGKTQWYDFAKLHKIAKVITRNLNKVIDRNYYPVPEARNSNMRNRPMALGVNGLADVFMMLRVPFESQEAKDLNIQIFETIYHASLEASCELAKKDGPYSTYEGSPISQGILQYDLWNTKPSDLWDWDTLKKSIKEYGVRNSLLLAPMPTASTSQILGYNECFEPYTSNMYSRRVLSGEFQIVNPYLLRDLVDLGIWDDSMKQHIITDNGSIQNLPNIPQELKDLYKTVWEISQKTIIEMAADRAVYIDQSQSLNIHIRAPTMGKLTSMHFYGWKKGLKTGMYYLRTQAASAAIQFTIDKSVADQAAHNIADIANLHRPQYVPRKVNPGEVNLGLDDDLRRAGVSREESPAPSSTASSIINSVASLKIQDSQPVTPVTSAPQSALPEKPKEEVTKTDDSKDSEFDIYNSKVIACAIDNPEACTMCSG
- the EFM4 gene encoding Efm4p (similar to Saccharomyces cerevisiae YIL064W; ancestral locus Anc_7.254), with the protein product MEDTTRLNVSKLGTKKYWDDFYALERENFSKNPEDTGECWFDDNGAEERMVEFLVDNDGELRISTQSKMIDLGTGNGHLLFELCENDFDGPMVGVDYSEESVQFASHISKAKGYDTNTSFMAADIFDSSWSPGKFDIVLDKGTLDAIALSGKKFANDKTVIDVYSTVIEKLLESGGIFLITSCNFTEQELINIVQTDRLKVWKRINYPVYEFGGVKGTTICSVAFVKQ
- the YRB2 gene encoding Yrb2p (similar to Saccharomyces cerevisiae YRB2 (YIL063C); ancestral locus Anc_7.253); protein product: MSDTKDQKVPVTEKGEKSVHGHSKPLKRTRSTEDGKDIENPETTTDEKLANKKAKTVKETEQDGKIAETPKREDKAVEKPKHVFGSSTAFGSGFGLSKKTSEGSSGQEKGDKKASPKPFAFGSGLSFGGGFGVLKKADDKAPDRKVDDSKDKEETPILEDKKEKTQELEATPSSADNSGVKLQKQEVKSGEEAEETIFQVNAKAYQLSDLKAGWKERGVGVIKVNKDTATGKSRLVMRSRGLLKVILNLPLIKGFKIQQGFPGSLQSEKFVRITTVDDNKAPLQYAVKTGKEETVQELYEKIVDLVPK